In Candidatus Omnitrophota bacterium, the DNA window GTTCCACCGTCGCCTTCGTATCCATCTTCTTCTTTAAGCGAAGATAGATCGTCGATAATATGCCCCTACTCATCGGTATAAGGTGCGGCGTAAATATTATATCCACATCCTTGCCGGTTACTTCGGATAATATCCTGTTTATCTCGGGCTTATGCTGATGCTCGTTAGCCTTATAGCATTTAAGGTTCTCGTTCACCTCGCCGAACGACAACGCGATGTCGGGCTTCCTGCCTGCGCCGGTAACCCCGGACTTTGAATCTGCGATCATGAAACTTGTTTCGACGGCAGACTCTTTCAATAGAGGAGTGGCCGCGAGTATTATGCCCGTCGGATAACAACCCGGGTTAGCTATCAGATTAGCCTTTTTAATAGTTTCGCTGTATATCTCAGGCAGCCCGTAAACGGCTTTCGGGAGGTTCTCTTTATCCTTGTGCTCTGTGCCGTACCATACTTTATATACGTCCGGTTTCAGCCTGTAATCTGCGCTCAGGTCGATGACCTTCTTTCCGGCTTTCAGGAACTTCGGCGCGGCTTCCATCGAAACGCGGTGCGGAAGCGCAAGAAATATGAGGTCAACTTCCTTTATAGCCTCTTCCGTATCAGGCTTTTTACATATCAAATCGATCCGGCCCCTCAGGCTCGGGAATATAACAGATATCGGCTCCTCTTTTTCGATAACTGCCGACAGGTACGAGACCTTCGCTTTTTTATGCCCGGACAGGATCTTTACTATCAATTCCCCGGTATATCCGGTAGCCCCAACAACCCCTACTTTAAGCATATCGATCATCTCTCCAATCTTTAGCCTTATTCTAAAAAGTATTTTGGGACAGGTCCTTTTTACTGTTTCCACGTCGGAACCTGTCCCGGTCAACGGCAAAACCTCGACGATAGATAATATCAATACTAAAACAAAAAACCTATCGTGTCAACTAAAATCGTCGTCGGGAGCTGACAGGATAGGTTTCTCTGGTATCGTCGGAGAAACGTATATATTTTACCTCTTCGTATACTGGAATCTCCTTCTGGCCCTCTTCCTGCCGTATTTTTTGCGCTCCCTCATCCTCGAGTCCCTCGTCAGGAATCCCGCCTTTTTTATCGGCGGTTTTACGGCCTGATCCATCATTACCAGCGCTCTGGCTATTCCCTGTTTAACTGCGCCGGCCTGGCCGCTTAGCCCGCCTCCGTTGACATTCGCGAAGACATCTATCTTAGTCTCAAGCTTCACGAGCTCGAGAGGCTGCATTATGATAAGCCTGTGGGTCTCTCTCGGGAAATAGTCGTTGAAAGGCCTCTTATTTACGGTTATCTTGCCTTCCCCGGCCATCACCCTGACGCGGGCTATGGAATTTTTACGCCTGCCTGTAGCACAGAATTGAACCTTTTCAGCCATTATGAATTACCCTTTCAAATTTGCGTGCAAATTTGATACTAAAGCAGCGTTAAAAAATGCGAACGAATAGTGAGCATTTTAGCTGCTGAAGTATCTAATTTGCGTCAATCTATCTTCAGCGGTTTCGGCATCTGCGCTTTGTGAGGATGCGCCTCATCCGCATAGACCCTGAGTTTTTTCAACAGTTTCTCGCCGAGCTTGTTCTTCGGCAGCATGCCGGCTACCGCGTGCCTTATCACGTAATCCGGCTTCCTATTCAGGAGCGAGCCTAATGTCTCTGAATTCAGGCCGCCCGGATATGCGGAATACCTCTTATACGTCTTCTGCATCAGTTTCTTACCCGTCGTCTTTATGAGCCTGGCATTTATGACTATAACCTCGTCCCCTGTATCCTGGTGCGGAGAATATATGACCTTATCCTTGCCTATCAGGATGCTGGCGACCTTTGCGGCAAGCCTGCCCAGGACCTTGTCCTTGGCGTCGACTATGTACCAGCTTCTCTGTATAT includes these proteins:
- the rplM gene encoding 50S ribosomal protein L13; translated protein: MVKTYIAKEKDIQRSWYIVDAKDKVLGRLAAKVASILIGKDKVIYSPHQDTGDEVIVINARLIKTTGKKLMQKTYKRYSAYPGGLNSETLGSLLNRKPDYVIRHAVAGMLPKNKLGEKLLKKLRVYADEAHPHKAQMPKPLKID
- the argC gene encoding N-acetyl-gamma-glutamyl-phosphate reductase, whose amino-acid sequence is MLKVGVVGATGYTGELIVKILSGHKKAKVSYLSAVIEKEEPISVIFPSLRGRIDLICKKPDTEEAIKEVDLIFLALPHRVSMEAAPKFLKAGKKVIDLSADYRLKPDVYKVWYGTEHKDKENLPKAVYGLPEIYSETIKKANLIANPGCYPTGIILAATPLLKESAVETSFMIADSKSGVTGAGRKPDIALSFGEVNENLKCYKANEHQHKPEINRILSEVTGKDVDIIFTPHLIPMSRGILSTIYLRLKKKMDTKATVELYKKFYAGKKFVRVYDEGKFPQIRDVVDSNYCDIGVKISGDTAIIVSCIDNLKKGAAGQAVQNMNIMNGFDETEGLV
- the rpsI gene encoding 30S ribosomal protein S9 gives rise to the protein MAEKVQFCATGRRKNSIARVRVMAGEGKITVNKRPFNDYFPRETHRLIIMQPLELVKLETKIDVFANVNGGGLSGQAGAVKQGIARALVMMDQAVKPPIKKAGFLTRDSRMRERKKYGRKRARRRFQYTKR